In Nocardioides sp. InS609-2, a single genomic region encodes these proteins:
- a CDS encoding DUF3048 domain-containing protein — translation MHLPLRTLPSSRLGIAVAALAATSLLLAGCGDKEASTDPEAAGAPGAPAGGTAEEPAPPATWPLTGLPVAEGGSVDLKHPVMVTKMDNTESSAPQLGLSKADMVVEELVEGGATRLAAFYYSQLPEVVGPVRSMRASDIGIVSAVDADIITSGAAGVTISRIQDAGITFFQEGAKGFFREGSRSAPYNLMARPKDVASVIKQKAARPDDYFTFGDAASLPKGQKATQFSAFFGGMHTTNWAYTNNGYVNQNTYAAQGDEFPADTVLVLRAEVGDAGYRDPAGNFVPETKFEGSGQALLFHGGRVVKGTWKKDGLKGALRLTTQKGDSLAVPAGKTWVELVPDDASNGRVNYSK, via the coding sequence GTGCACCTTCCCCTGCGCACCTTGCCCTCGTCCCGTCTGGGCATCGCGGTTGCCGCGCTCGCCGCGACGTCGCTGCTTCTCGCCGGTTGCGGCGACAAGGAAGCATCGACCGACCCCGAGGCCGCTGGCGCCCCCGGTGCGCCGGCCGGCGGGACCGCCGAGGAGCCGGCCCCGCCGGCGACCTGGCCGCTCACCGGCCTGCCCGTCGCCGAGGGTGGCAGCGTCGACCTCAAGCACCCGGTGATGGTCACCAAGATGGACAACACCGAGAGCAGCGCTCCACAGCTCGGGCTCAGCAAGGCCGACATGGTCGTGGAGGAGCTCGTCGAGGGCGGCGCCACCCGGCTCGCGGCGTTCTACTACTCCCAGCTGCCCGAGGTCGTCGGCCCGGTGCGGTCGATGCGCGCCAGCGACATCGGCATCGTCTCCGCGGTCGACGCCGACATCATCACCTCTGGTGCTGCCGGGGTGACGATCAGCCGCATCCAGGACGCCGGCATCACGTTCTTCCAGGAAGGCGCCAAGGGCTTCTTCCGCGAAGGCAGCCGCTCCGCGCCGTACAACCTGATGGCACGGCCCAAGGACGTCGCCTCGGTGATCAAGCAGAAGGCCGCCCGCCCCGACGACTACTTCACGTTCGGCGACGCCGCGTCGCTGCCGAAGGGCCAGAAGGCCACCCAGTTCTCGGCGTTCTTCGGCGGCATGCACACCACCAACTGGGCCTACACCAACAACGGCTACGTCAACCAGAACACCTACGCCGCACAGGGCGACGAGTTCCCGGCCGACACCGTGCTCGTGCTCCGCGCGGAAGTCGGTGACGCCGGCTATCGCGACCCGGCGGGCAACTTCGTGCCGGAGACCAAGTTCGAGGGCAGCGGCCAGGCCCTGCTCTTCCACGGTGGCCGCGTCGTGAAGGGCACCTGGAAGAAGGACGGTCTCAAGGGCGCGCTGCGCCTGACGACCCAGAAGGGCGACAGCCTCGCGGTGCCGGCCGGCAAGACCTGGGTCGAGCTCGTGCCCGACGACGCCAGCAACGGTCGCGTCAACTACAGCAAGTAG
- a CDS encoding NlpC/P60 family protein has protein sequence MPAFSRMLRFGALLMLALGLILGTNTQVSEASTQQVDDSSISKGVKVKRVVKKQVHRAENIALAQRGDAYSYGSAGPGAFDCSGLIYYSYRKAGINVPRTSSAQAGHVRRISKSHLHRGDLMFFTGGGGVYHVGIFVGRAKTGAVQMLHSSTPGRPVQIDVPWTSSWFAGTLRRA, from the coding sequence ATGCCTGCGTTTTCTCGCATGCTGCGCTTCGGCGCGCTCCTGATGCTCGCCCTCGGCCTCATCCTCGGCACCAACACCCAGGTCAGCGAGGCCTCCACCCAGCAGGTGGACGACTCCTCGATCTCCAAGGGGGTCAAGGTCAAGCGGGTGGTGAAGAAGCAGGTCCACCGAGCGGAGAACATCGCGCTCGCCCAGCGAGGCGACGCCTACTCCTACGGCTCGGCCGGACCCGGCGCCTTCGACTGCTCCGGTCTCATCTACTACTCCTACCGGAAGGCCGGCATCAACGTGCCGCGTACGTCGTCGGCGCAGGCCGGTCACGTCCGCCGGATCTCCAAGTCGCACCTGCACCGCGGTGACCTGATGTTCTTCACCGGCGGTGGCGGCGTCTACCACGTCGGCATCTTCGTCGGCCGGGCCAAGACCGGCGCCGTGCAGATGCTGCATTCGTCGACGCCCGGACGGCCTGTGCAGATCGACGTACCGTGGACCAGCAGCTGGTTCGCGGGCACCCTGCGCCGAGCCTGA
- a CDS encoding thioesterase family protein: MTTHPTYDQLLDLPAYVEQPVPMPFEDMNGHLNVRHYLGIASEGLDESLVSLGIPQNWPISAGHACFSAEHHCTYLTELRTGDMMSARVRLLGRSDRAAHALVYLLDETHGQVSYVMEEIFLHIDMSTRRTAPWPEDVAANIDRRVAEDADLPFPASTSGCLALR; the protein is encoded by the coding sequence GTGACAACGCATCCCACCTATGACCAGCTCCTCGACCTGCCGGCGTACGTCGAACAACCCGTGCCGATGCCCTTCGAGGACATGAACGGCCACCTCAACGTCCGTCACTACCTCGGCATCGCGAGTGAGGGTCTCGACGAGTCCCTGGTGTCGCTGGGCATCCCGCAGAACTGGCCGATCAGCGCCGGGCATGCCTGCTTCTCTGCGGAGCACCACTGCACCTACCTGACCGAGCTGCGCACGGGAGACATGATGTCGGCGCGGGTCCGGCTGCTCGGGCGCTCCGACCGTGCGGCGCACGCGTTGGTCTACCTCCTCGACGAGACCCACGGCCAGGTCAGCTACGTCATGGAAGAGATCTTCCTGCACATCGACATGAGCACCCGGCGGACGGCGCCGTGGCCCGAGGATGTCGCCGCCAACATCGACCGGCGGGTCGCCGAGGATGCCGACCTGCCCTTCCCTGCCTCGACCTCGGGATGCCTGGCGCTGCGCTGA
- the fabG gene encoding 3-oxoacyl-ACP reductase FabG — protein sequence MGRFDGRIAVVTGAARGIGFATAQRFAEEGARVAILDLDESSAAEAAAKLGEGHIGIGCNVSDGPSVDAAVERVVSELGGIHILINNAGVTRDNLLFKMTEEDWDLVMGVHLKGAFLMTKAAQKHFVTQKYGKIVNLSSVSALGNRGQANYSAAKMGIQGFTRTLGIELGPYGVNANAIAPGFIATEMTDATAARVGIPVDEFRAMTAERNPVKRVGFPEDIAAAAAFLCSDEASYITGQTLYVDGGAKLVS from the coding sequence ATGGGTCGCTTTGACGGACGCATCGCCGTCGTCACCGGAGCCGCACGCGGCATCGGGTTCGCCACCGCCCAGCGCTTCGCCGAGGAGGGCGCCAGGGTCGCGATCCTCGACCTCGACGAGTCTTCTGCCGCCGAGGCCGCGGCCAAGCTGGGCGAGGGCCACATCGGCATCGGGTGCAACGTCAGCGACGGTCCCAGTGTCGACGCCGCCGTCGAGCGGGTCGTCAGCGAGCTCGGCGGCATCCACATCCTGATCAACAACGCCGGTGTCACCCGCGACAACCTGCTGTTCAAGATGACCGAGGAGGACTGGGACCTCGTCATGGGTGTGCACCTCAAGGGCGCTTTCCTGATGACCAAGGCCGCCCAGAAGCACTTCGTCACGCAGAAGTACGGCAAGATCGTCAACCTCTCCAGCGTCTCCGCGCTGGGCAACCGCGGCCAGGCCAACTACTCCGCCGCAAAGATGGGCATCCAGGGCTTCACCCGGACCCTCGGCATCGAACTCGGCCCCTACGGCGTCAACGCCAACGCCATCGCCCCCGGCTTCATCGCCACCGAGATGACCGACGCCACGGCCGCCCGCGTGGGCATCCCGGTCGACGAGTTCCGGGCGATGACCGCCGAGCGCAACCCGGTCAAGCGGGTCGGCTTTCCCGAGGACATCGCGGCCGCAGCCGCGTTCCTGTGCAGCGACGAGGCCTCGTACATCACGGGCCAGACGCTGTACGTCGACGGCGGCGCGAAGCTGGTCAGCTGA